The genomic interval ATAGTCAGGTAGATAAGGAGAGATATCCACTAAACTGCTGCTCTCGCAGAGATTGGGCACAGATTCCTGTCTACGTACATCTTGTTGATTAATTGTTTCCGACTTCACAGAGAATTCTTTTCATTACGAATTAACATCtatcaacacctcctcgtGCCTACCGATAATCAAACTGGGCATCAAATAATTTcgctcgccttcttctcaataTGCGGCTCCGACCCATCATCGCTAGTACAGTAACTCTTCTTGGAGCTTTCCTTGAAAACAGGAACATCAGGAATCTCCTCCTGATCCCTTCGCCCCTTCAACTCCACCggctcatcctcatccagcttctcctccgaGATCATCTTTGGGTTGAACGCCAGTGCTCCCTTGGGGACAAATGTCGCCGCGAACACCAAGACACTGATGATTGTCATCTGCATACCAGCAGTGAACATCAGCCCCTCACGAATGTTACCCCCGTCTGTCCCTCCGGACTCATTGTACACTCGATCTAGATACCGCCCAAGCAAGGTGCCCGAGATGGCGTATGTGACGATATAGAACGAGTACAAGAACGCCATGACGGCGCCGAGGGCTGAGAcgttcttgttcttggacTCTAGCCGAGAGAGGGACGCCTGGATATACGCAGCAAGCGACACATCACCAGCTGCCCAGCCAAACGAGATGGGGGCAAACGTCGCCGCCACGATCCATGCCTGCCCAACATCATCGACCGGTGGCCTCCAGAACGGGATGTACCAGACGATCAACAACATGATGGCGTCCAATCGAAGCCATGGCATGGGTGTCTGGATGTTATTCGTAAGGAGCAACACAGCCAACGCACCCAACAGTTCACCCAAGTTGGAACCGCCGACCATAATCTGCGACCAGGCCGAGTGCCCGAGATAGCGTCTAGCAACCTGGGGTGCGATGCCGTTCTCGAGATATCGATGTGCGTAAAGAGCGACGGCATAGCCTGGGACCAACCAGATGAACTTCCGCGAGGTGAAGAGGATTCTGCCGCCTACCCAGATAGACTCGCCGAACAGAAACAGGCCACGGAATGCCGCCTTCCAGTAGGCCGGCTTCTCGTGTTGGTGGAGGGTCGACTTTCGCCGCTTGAAATCCAGCTCACTGATGAAGAACCAAATGGTGGCGCAAAATGTGAAGCAGACGGGTGTGACAATGAATGCCTTGTTGTTGCCGAGTTGAGGGATAATGACCAGTGCTGTGATAAAGGCACCTGCTGTACCTGTGATTTCGTAGAAGATGTGGACCTGAAGAGGTTTCAGCTTTTGTGTCCACACAGAGATGGTAGGAGAGGCTAACAATGGAGTCCATCTTTCTCAGCTTTTGCACATGGCCGCCGACGATATCTCTTGGGATGACTCTTCGGATCAGTTCCACCATGCCATAGGCAATACCACTGATGCAGTAGACTGGGATCATGGCATCGGTGTTGTAGCTAGCCATTGTCAGTGTGGGCTAGGTCACCGTTGGAAGTCATGTCAAAACTTACTCCCCGTAGTATGACCAGTCATTTTTAGGGTGGTTCTCTCGGTCTGGACATCCTCTAGTCAGTCAACTGTGCTGATTCACGATCTGGAAAGCAGAGCACTCACAAGCAGCTGGCATAAAAGTTCCACCCGTTGCAgcgtcgatgatgaggagcaaCGCCGAGCAAAGTCCGAACACTAACACAGCGCAGGCAAGGACATTCTTGGTCGGGTATCTCTTCACCAATGGACCGATGAGAATGCTACCAATACATTGGCAAGCCTGATTCAACCCCGTCAGAAGACCGACACGCTCGAAGGTTCGGCTTGGCCGTCCACTCTGTATTGATTCGTAGTCGTATCGATTGGTGGCCAACGCCACTACTGAACCGTTGAAGGCCTCGAGCCCGAACTTGTAGATCATAATGCCGGCAATGTAGATGGCGATGTTGCGGCGTTCTTGTGGGGTGAAGGCCCGGAGACCATCTTTGAGATCCGCAACATAGCCCATGATGGCGATATCTGCCGCCGTGCAGTCACCGTCAAAAACAAGAGGATGATTAAAGAGAACAAAGATTTAGTCCATGCAAGGCATGGAACGGGAAAGGGTGCCTCCACGTGGTTATAGTCCAGGATTGGGGGGCAAGAGCAACTTATTTTGCTGCGTGGGGAtgcaaccacccccaaatccgATGCCGCAAGCACCCGAGGGGGCGGGCCCCGGCCCCTGGGCTAAACGAAGGGAAGGTAGAGATCGATAGTGGCTCGTTTTGTGAGCCTCAAGGGTGCCTGATGCAGGAGCGAGCAGGGGTAGAAAGTCAAGTTACCTTCATGTTTCCACCTCAAAATACCATGTCGTATGTTGTGCGATGATATGCTGACACTCCAGCCGCAGTCCTACATCTTGTCATGACGGCAGAGCAGAGGAGATGGTTGTGTAGCTGTGTCTGCAGGACGACAGCAGTCTCACACCGACAGAGAGTGTCTCAAATATCAGGATGCCCCAGGTATGTTTGAACAGAATGTGTCCCATCCGGGACCGACAGGGTGGTCTGGCATGATGTCTCTGATCCGCTATGATCGCCGTCGCTGCGTCGCAGTCCAGGTTTGCGGTGGTTCTGTTGGTGTGTGGGGTGGCGGgcaggaggtgaagagggtggaggtcGCATCCCGACCCCAATCATCAATGACATGAAGAAAAAGGGTCGCAGTTTGTCAGCGCGTGTGTGGTGTGGATTAATGCCGTGTTTGAAGTGGATGGTCGACGTTGATTTAGAGCCAGACGGTCCAACACGTGGTCTTGGCATCGATGTCGGCCAAGACCACCTCTCATCTCGACAcgaccaaaagaagaagcaacgCGCATGGTCTTGTGCAACACCGCGCCAGACCCCGACGTTATAGCGAAGGGTCCACTTTGGTTCTGGTCGAGATAGCAAAAAAAAGCCTGGTTGCGGACCGGGGcgcacaaccaccaccagagagCCGTGGGCCGTTGCGCCTTGCTCATTCGTCATACAAACATCGCCCACATCTGCCCCACGCGTGTGATGGTAAGTGTGATATTACCCTAATCCGTCCCACGGAAGTCGTTGTCGGCCGATACTTACATGGAATAGCGCGTGCCGACTTGCTTTTGTTGTCCTCGACGCCCTCATGTCGGGACCATCATGAGCCCTGTTGCATTGCACAGGTGTTCCTTCTTCTGTCTCAGCCAGGTCCCCATTGTCTTGAGCCTCTGAAAGCCGGCTCCCCCACGCTTCCCTTCCCTTGGGACTTCAACTGTCACGAAACTCCAACTTTGCCTCAAATTTGTTTGACATACAGATCTTCTCCCGTTGGTTATCACTTTCTCTCCGTGGGCTGGATACCATGACCGTCGATGCTGAAGAGCTCTTGATCCGGCCATTCCGGGATGTCGTTGCAGTCGGGACTGTCGCAGTAACCAATGCCGCTTCTCTCGGTCCACACCGCGCTGACGACGCCGATCGCATGTCAAGGGCCGCACAGGCCCTTGTTCGAGAGGGGGAACGAGCACTTAAGAAGCTGCAGCCAGTCTGGGACGACCAGGTACAAAAGCTGGGGGATATCTTCAAGAGAATGATTACACAACAAGGTATCGTGCGGCCGCTGCTCAACACATCTACTTCTCGCTGTACCATCCAGAAGCTCATCTCAGCCCTTATCTAGCTTCTATCGAGAAACGACGTTTGATCCTGGAGGAGCTCCTCTGGGACTTTGACGATGTCACCCATCCGGATGAGTTTGATATTGAGCGGTACTCAGCTCTTCAAACTGCTACCAAAGCCCTCGCCCTAGACATTGTCGAAACTGCAAAAAGGCTGAAGCCCATCATGGAAACTGCACCAGAGATACCAGAAGGGGGATTCCCACCATTACCACCGCTTCCTACTCACCGCTCCCGACCCTGCTCTACTTTTTCTTCTCGACCAAGGGCTCATTCAAAACAGGAGGCAAACAGTAGCTGTGGTGGACGACACGGCGCCGAGCTAACACCACCGGACTCTCCCAACTGTGCCACCCCAATAGCCCAGTTTCAGGAATTCAACATCGATTCCTCTGTCAAACGCGCCAGTCTCACATCTGACTCCTTTCCTAGTCCTAGCACTGTTCGAACAGcaccttctcttctttccaAGAGCAGCAGTCTGACATCTTCATCGGCCCTCTTAGCCACGCCTGAGTCCGCGTTCAATCAGCCCGAAGCAACACCAAACAGAGTGAACTTCCACGAAGCTGTCATGACGCtccttccaccaccagcgtTGGGCAccggtgatgaggacgaccTCGAAACCAGTTCTACTACCAGCAAGAGAAGACAAGGGAGCGTCCTGACTGAACACCGAAAGTCCAGCCGGGCTAACCCTCGTTCTGAAGATTGCAATATCGGCTCTGACAGCACATATCACAAGCTAAAGGGACTTTGCAAAGGAGCAGTCAGATTTCGGAAGGACGGCCATTGGGGCAGCATCAAGATGACAACGGAAtatggcgatggcggcggtggagcggGTGATATGATGAGAGCGTCTGATGCTATCGTGCCACTACAATACGAGGTGACCAAGGTGGCGGGATGTGCTGAGTGCGGGTATGCACACGATCTGGAGGCGGTTGAGTTGGACAAGAGCCGGAAGCGTGAGTACTTTCGtgacccctgagcccctggaCATCGTACAAGGCCGAGGAATCTGGCCGCTAACCATTATTCTTGACACGCAATAGCTGAGGGAATCATCATCTCTGAATCCGGACCTCGATATCGATTAAGACTCCTCTTCAAATCGCACCTCGGCAAGGGCGCCTCAGGTGGAAGCGCAGACGATTACTATGCTTGTCTCTGGTGCGTCAGCGCAGCTGTCACAGTCCGGGAAAGCGATGCAACAGTCTTTCGGTCAGCGGATGACCTCCTGCAGCATCTCTCCCGACACCCACAACCATTACCACAGATACCTGGCGTGGCAGTTTGCTATGGACCAAATCCAGAACAAGCGGAGTTCGACCTTCACTTGCCCGACGGCTCCGTCCCAGTGCCCATGCCGGACAACGTCACCAGGTTAGCAACAGCGATCGCAACCAAAGACCACTTCCGACGTCATGGGCGggggaagttggagaagcCGCCGAGGTATGATGGAGAAATGCTCGAGTTTATGGAAGGGGCGAGGATCATGGGGGTGATGTTTCCtgagaagtgggaggggaagtggTGTCTAGGGAGACACGATGGGATGTTTGGGGCTTTCCCGTCCAAGGTTATTGAGCTTCGAGCGCCACAAGAAAGTGAGGTTCCAGTGGGCGGGGAGAGCGGCATGAGTGTCTCTACACGGTGGAAATGGACACCTCCCAAGTCCGGGGGTGTGCCTTGGGTAGcgtttgggaagggggaggtgatcaCGAATGTTCAATGTAAGTTGAAAGGGTCCATCGGCTTTGAGACATTTCGCTAATGCTTCGACAGGTCTCTATGCGGATTACTGGTGCTGGTATGGGACAAATAGTAAGGGAAAGACAGGGGTGTTTCCGCAGTCTCATGTCGACTTGCAGACTCTGAAAGCGCAAGAGTCAGCTGCGCCAAGACGTCCAAGCAGAGGGTTGAGTCTGTTTGGGAGGTAGGAGATCTCTTCTAGGCGGCAGTCTGTCCTACAATTGACACTGTTACTATTCCCTCATCACCGCATTCGGTATTCAGGGTTCAGTCCCAGGATCGCCGACCAGCATGGCTGTCTCCATGGTAAATTTGCCCCAAAAGCTTTTCAAGACTTTGAAGAGCATCTCGAACTTTCCCGtgcttttccctctccaccggGGACATtgcttcctcgtcctcgccctccagGAGTTCTATTTGCAACATGGTAAAAACATGCTGAGCGCCAAGAGGCTGGCCATCAGCACACGCATAGGCAACTGCCGTTCTGAGAGTATTTTTGATAGTCCGGCCCTAGACAGCACACACCAAGCAAAGAGCGGTCATATCCCGGCATCAGTTCGACGCACATTCATATTCAGCTGGCCAAGAATCTGGTAAACCTCTTCGGTCCACGATTCATTCACCGTCAGATGCTTGTTCACCCTAATGAGCTTTTTCCAAATTGCTGCTTGCGCCTCCTCGGTAAGTGGCGGGTATGAAATGGTGACATGGATTCGGTCTTTGAAGGCCTCGTCAAACTCTTGCTTTCGGTTGGTTGTTAGAAGTAAGGTGCCTTAAAAGTACTCGAGTTTTCTGAGGAAGGCTGGGATGTGTTAGTATTATCAGTCGTGGAGTTAGGCATAGAGTAGACAAGGATATGTTGATACGACCGCCAACGACTGCATTGCGATCCATTTCGGCCGAACTTCGCTTGCACAAAAGGACATCGGCCTCGTCCAGAAGGGTTACTGCGTTCCATCGTTTTGAGTCTTTGAATATCACGTCGAGGCACCTTTCAACCTCGGAGACGTTGGTGCTTAGTTCTCCTGCTGAGATGTGGTAGAGAGGACGCTTTAGATTGTCTGCAACGCTTTCTATTTGCTGATGGTGCATGTTAGTGTCAATCATTCTTAACTCTTATGGCAGGGATACGGGTCAATTACCAGCTGTTAATGTCTTCCCCAGTCCCGGCCCTCTGCGTGATATCTCAGTCAATAAATTGAATCCGGTAACAGGAAGCGGCAGACTTACCCGTGAAGTAGAAAGATCAACCCCTGCCCCTTCCAGAAATCAAGTCATCGAATGTGCTTTTCCGCCCAGACGTCTGGCCTTTGACTAAGGCGTGCACAAGGTTCTTGGCTGTCCTGCTGAGCAGCAGAGACGAATATGCGTCTGTATTCCAGGTTAAATCCTGAAGGTCATCTGCTTTGATCCGGTACCAAACTTTGGTGCTCAGTCCGAATGCTGGGATAAGGGCGGGGAATAGAAGCTCAAAGTCCT from Podospora pseudoanserina strain CBS 124.78 chromosome 6, whole genome shotgun sequence carries:
- a CDS encoding hypothetical protein (EggNog:ENOG503NYMZ), which codes for MGYVADLKDGLRAFTPQERRNIAIYIAGIMIYKFGLEAFNGSVVALATNRYDYESIQSGRPSRTFERVGLLTGLNQACQCIGSILIGPLVKRYPTKNVLACAVLVFGLCSALLLIIDAATGGTFMPAAYRENHPKNDWSYYGDYNTDAMIPVYCISGIAYGMVELIRRVIPRDIVGGHVQKLRKMDSIVHIFYEITGTAGAFITALVIIPQLGNNKAFIVTPVCFTFCATIWFFISELDFKRRKSTLHQHEKPAYWKAAFRGLFLFGESIWVGGRILFTSRKFIWLVPGYAVALYAHRYLENGIAPQVARRYLGHSAWSQIMVGGSNLGELLGALAVLLLTNNIQTPMPWLRLDAIMLLIVWYIPFWRPPVDDVGQAWIVAATFAPISFGWAAGDVSLAAYIQASLSRLESKNKNVSALGAVMAFLYSFYIVTYAISGTLLGRYLDRVYNESGGTDGGNIREGLMFTAGMQMTIISVLVFAATFVPKGALAFNPKMISEEKLDEDEPVELKGRRDQEEIPDVPVFKESSKKSYCTSDDGSEPHIEKKASEII
- a CDS encoding hypothetical protein (EggNog:ENOG503PC3P; COG:S) codes for the protein MTVDAEELLIRPFRDVVAVGTVAVTNAASLGPHRADDADRMSRAAQALVREGERALKKLQPVWDDQVQKLGDIFKRMITQQASIEKRRLILEELLWDFDDVTHPDEFDIERYSALQTATKALALDIVETAKRLKPIMETAPEIPEGGFPPLPPLPTHRSRPCSTFSSRPRAHSKQEANSSCGGRHGAELTPPDSPNCATPIAQFQEFNIDSSVKRASLTSDSFPSPSTVRTAPSLLSKSSSLTSSSALLATPESAFNQPEATPNRVNFHEAVMTLLPPPALGTGDEDDLETSSTTSKRRQGSVLTEHRKSSRANPRSEDCNIGSDSTYHKLKGLCKGAVRFRKDGHWGSIKMTTEYGDGGGGAGDMMRASDAIVPLQYEVTKVAGCAECGYAHDLEAVELDKSRKPEGIIISESGPRYRLRLLFKSHLGKGASGGSADDYYACLWCVSAAVTVRESDATVFRSADDLLQHLSRHPQPLPQIPGVAVCYGPNPEQAEFDLHLPDGSVPVPMPDNVTRLATAIATKDHFRRHGRGKLEKPPRYDGEMLEFMEGARIMGVMFPEKWEGKWCLGRHDGMFGAFPSKVIELRAPQESEVPVGGESGMSVSTRWKWTPPKSGGVPWVAFGKGEVITNVQCLYADYWCWYGTNSKGKTGVFPQSHVDLQTLKAQESAAPRRPSRGLSLFGR